From the genome of Fusobacterium varium, one region includes:
- the saeR gene encoding Staphylococcus exoprotein expression protein R yields the protein MKNKILIIDDSKDIIFAISEFFLMKDWEVYTALSVEEALKIVSTKELNIIIIDYHMPYINGVLGVKLIRQMNENVPIIALTIEGVENIAEEFFLAGADDFAIKPIKVLDLYSRVNVHLNKKKVKNLSFETSTTKKEKYGDYKKGISVNTISLIENKMKQIDSYITIEEISEATGLASQTVNKYMNYLVEMKMVDLKIIYGKIGRPRNEYYWKK from the coding sequence ATGAAAAATAAAATTCTTATCATAGATGATTCTAAAGATATTATATTTGCTATTTCAGAATTTTTTCTTATGAAAGATTGGGAAGTATACACAGCGCTTTCAGTAGAAGAAGCCTTAAAAATAGTTAGTACTAAAGAACTTAATATTATAATAATTGATTATCACATGCCATATATAAATGGAGTACTAGGGGTAAAACTAATAAGACAAATGAACGAAAATGTGCCTATTATAGCTCTTACTATTGAAGGAGTGGAAAATATTGCAGAAGAATTTTTTCTTGCTGGAGCTGATGATTTTGCCATAAAACCAATCAAAGTTCTCGATTTATATTCAAGAGTAAATGTTCATCTTAACAAGAAAAAAGTAAAAAATCTTTCTTTTGAAACTTCAACAACAAAAAAAGAAAAATATGGTGACTATAAAAAAGGAATAAGTGTAAATACTATTTCATTGATAGAAAATAAAATGAAGCAGATAGATTCTTATATTACAATTGAAGAAATATCAGAAGCTACTGGTCTTGCTTCTCAAACAGTAAACAAATATATGAATTATCTTGTAGAAATGAAAATGGTTGATTTAAAAATTATTTATGGGAAAATTGGAAGACCAAGAAATGAATATTATTGGAAAAAATAA
- the envZ gene encoding Osmolarity sensor protein EnvZ, translating into MKILGKKFHIQIHKTELLLGILMVLISIVLPNFLLYKNFDIYNSLEKSINFWDKEYLLHAAFGLVFLNTIKSFPIFFSVFLLMDSMDIEINGKLNNTLKVIFGMLIIQIIYFIIYKVYYDMDYYFGKVSMLEMIYLAFHSSNRFKNISLFKRNVVLLLVFTGIQWLDITKYFSVLDYKSTGEIFFDLKNISSLMEADNILNLIGFLFFILFFIFSITLLLVFFEQERRQNIYEKEKDMTKAISDLKLQEVENRYLKEIQYLVHDLKTPLFSIGTLIEILDMQEENEKKKDYYNRIEKSLERCNIMVSEILRDTHKNPIDINKVFNFILSYLSTHKCVEFLSYKNYCTGRKIKVNKIVFSRAITNLIINSYEAFTEYENNKIDLTIKDYKKFILIKIEDSGKGMSENELENAFINGFSTKNSSGVGLNFVKTVMEEHKCKLFICNRKKRGIGVYIVMLGEVLENEK; encoded by the coding sequence ATGAAAATCTTGGGGAAAAAATTTCATATTCAAATTCATAAAACTGAACTTTTATTAGGAATACTAATGGTACTTATAAGTATAGTTTTACCTAATTTTTTATTGTATAAAAATTTTGATATTTATAATTCTCTAGAAAAAAGTATAAACTTTTGGGATAAAGAATATTTACTTCATGCTGCATTTGGTCTAGTTTTTTTAAATACAATAAAATCGTTTCCAATATTCTTTTCCGTTTTTTTACTTATGGATTCTATGGACATAGAAATAAATGGAAAATTAAATAATACTTTAAAAGTAATATTTGGAATGTTGATAATTCAAATAATTTATTTTATAATATATAAAGTATACTATGATATGGATTATTATTTTGGTAAAGTGTCAATGCTTGAAATGATTTATTTAGCCTTTCATTCAAGCAATCGTTTCAAAAATATTAGCTTATTTAAAAGAAATGTTGTTCTTCTTCTTGTTTTTACAGGTATACAATGGCTGGATATTACAAAATATTTTTCTGTATTAGATTATAAATCAACTGGAGAAATATTTTTTGATTTAAAAAATATTTCTTCATTAATGGAAGCTGATAATATTTTAAATCTTATTGGTTTTTTATTTTTTATCCTCTTCTTTATATTTTCTATAACTCTACTCCTTGTATTTTTTGAACAAGAAAGAAGACAAAATATATATGAAAAAGAAAAAGATATGACTAAAGCTATTTCGGATTTGAAATTACAAGAAGTTGAAAATAGATATCTAAAAGAAATTCAATACTTAGTACATGATTTGAAAACTCCATTATTTTCTATTGGCACACTTATTGAAATACTTGATATGCAAGAAGAAAATGAAAAGAAAAAAGATTATTATAACAGAATTGAAAAATCTTTAGAACGGTGTAATATAATGGTATCTGAAATTTTAAGAGATACTCATAAAAATCCTATTGATATAAATAAAGTATTTAATTTCATCCTTTCTTATCTTTCTACACATAAATGTGTTGAATTTTTAAGTTACAAGAATTATTGTACAGGAAGGAAAATAAAAGTTAATAAAATAGTTTTTTCAAGAGCTATTACTAATCTTATTATAAATTCTTATGAAGCTTTTACAGAATATGAAAATAATAAAATTGACCTTACTATAAAAGATTATAAAAAATTTATTCTCATAAAAATTGAAGATTCTGGAAAGGGAATGTCTGAAAATGAACTTGAAAATGCTTTTATAAACGGATTTTCAACTAAAAATTCCAGTGGTGTTGGATTAAATTTTGTAAAAACAGTTATGGAAGAACACAAATGTAAATTATTTATTTGTAATAGAAAAAAAAGAGGTATTGGTGTATATATTGTAATGCTTGGGGAGGTTTTAGAGAATGAAAAATAA
- the ggt_1 gene encoding Gamma-glutamyltranspeptidase precursor produces MISLKRFMKIGSVIVGLMVNVFTTSSAAHPLNLYGRHAEGKNGIVAAAKPEVSQIGVEVLQKGGNAVDAAVATAFAISVFEPNASGIGGGGFMLIRMAKTGKTVVIDYREKAPAKATPDMFVLDENGKVINDEIIVGGKASGVPGTVAGLLTALEKYGTMKRADVMAPAIKYAKEGIPVTVNLESIIKDNYEKLAQFDAAAEIYLKDGLPYEIGDIIKNPDLARTLTKISKEGKKAFYEGEIAKKIADEVQKQGGLMTVEDLKNYTIEEREPVVGKYRDYTIISCPPASSGGTHIVQLLNMVENYDLKAMGDNTPESWHVWAESMRQAFADRAEYMGDTAYVKVPLKGLTSKEYAKELVKKIDLEKAGKDIKAGDPSKYESGSTTHFSVMDKEGNMVAVTQTINYFFGSGVVVPGTGIMMNNEMDDFVPQKNMKNSIEGGKRPLSSMSPTLVLDPKNRPLMTIGSPGATRIIPAVALTISNVIDHGMTIQEAINAPRIAQFQSGKLNIEGRVSHESYNKLKEMGHEINVRDSYDAYFGGVHGVMMDYNTKTLQGGADPRRDGQAASF; encoded by the coding sequence ATGATTTCTTTGAAGAGGTTTATGAAAATTGGAAGTGTAATAGTTGGTTTGATGGTAAATGTTTTTACAACATCTAGTGCAGCACACCCATTAAATCTTTATGGAAGACATGCTGAAGGAAAAAATGGAATAGTTGCAGCAGCTAAGCCAGAAGTATCCCAAATAGGAGTAGAAGTATTACAAAAAGGTGGAAATGCTGTAGATGCTGCAGTAGCAACAGCATTTGCTATCAGTGTTTTTGAACCAAATGCCTCTGGAATAGGTGGAGGAGGATTTATGTTAATCAGAATGGCTAAAACAGGAAAAACAGTAGTCATAGATTATAGAGAAAAGGCTCCAGCTAAAGCTACACCTGATATGTTTGTACTTGATGAAAATGGAAAAGTGATAAATGATGAAATAATTGTTGGAGGAAAAGCTTCAGGAGTTCCAGGAACAGTAGCAGGACTTTTAACTGCATTGGAAAAATATGGAACTATGAAAAGAGCAGATGTAATGGCTCCAGCCATAAAATATGCAAAAGAAGGTATTCCTGTAACTGTAAATTTAGAAAGTATAATAAAAGATAATTATGAAAAACTTGCACAATTTGATGCAGCAGCAGAAATATATTTAAAAGATGGACTTCCTTATGAAATAGGAGATATTATAAAAAATCCTGATTTAGCAAGAACTCTTACAAAAATATCGAAAGAAGGTAAAAAAGCTTTTTATGAAGGAGAGATAGCTAAGAAAATAGCTGATGAAGTTCAAAAACAAGGTGGTCTTATGACTGTCGAAGACCTTAAAAATTATACAATAGAAGAAAGAGAACCAGTAGTTGGAAAATATAGAGATTATACAATTATTTCTTGCCCACCAGCAAGTTCTGGTGGAACTCATATAGTACAGCTGTTAAATATGGTTGAGAATTATGATCTAAAAGCAATGGGAGATAACACTCCTGAAAGCTGGCATGTATGGGCTGAAAGTATGAGACAAGCTTTTGCAGATAGAGCAGAATACATGGGAGATACAGCTTATGTAAAAGTTCCTTTAAAAGGATTGACTTCTAAAGAATATGCAAAAGAACTTGTTAAAAAGATAGACTTAGAAAAAGCTGGTAAAGATATAAAAGCTGGTGATCCTAGTAAATATGAAAGTGGAAGTACAACTCATTTTTCTGTGATGGATAAAGAAGGAAATATGGTTGCAGTAACTCAAACTATTAATTATTTCTTTGGATCTGGGGTAGTAGTTCCAGGAACTGGAATAATGATGAATAATGAAATGGATGATTTTGTTCCTCAAAAAAATATGAAAAATTCAATTGAAGGAGGAAAAAGACCTTTAAGTAGTATGTCGCCTACTTTAGTTCTTGATCCTAAAAATAGACCACTTATGACAATTGGTTCTCCAGGAGCAACAAGAATTATACCAGCAGTAGCTTTGACTATAAGTAATGTAATAGACCATGGTATGACTATTCAAGAAGCTATTAATGCACCAAGAATAGCTCAATTTCAATCTGGGAAATTGAATATTGAAGGAAGAGTGTCACATGAATCATACAATAAATTGAAAGAAATGGGGCATGAAATAAATGTAAGAGATAGTTATGATGCATATTTTGGGGGAGTTCATGGAGTAATGATGGATTACAATACAAAAACTCTTCAAGGTGGAGCAGATCCAAGAAGAGATGGACAAGCAGCATCATTTTAG
- the ggt_2 gene encoding Gamma-glutamyltranspeptidase precursor yields the protein MKKRFFFASVIAALALSLVACTTAQTNLDSKSKTLAVQQSKEWVPYDENGNILRTDRDATGVNGVVSTGKYEATKIGVDIIKKGGNAIDAAVAVGFALGVCEPQSSGIGGGGFMVIRFAKTGETKFIDFREIAPKNATPDMWKLDKDGKVVNNEKAVGGKAIGVPGEVKGMMYALEKYGTMSRKDVIQPSVELAENGYEVSAVLSRDIKNKYDMIEMFPETSKIYLNDGFPYEVGETIKNPDLANTLRKIIKDGEKAVYSGEIAEAIVKSAQAAGGPLTMEDMQNYNIRVNDPLVGHYRGYEIITSAPPSSGGAHVVQILNILENYDMKNIKPGSAEYYHLFSEAIKMAFADRAKFCGDTEFVNVPVDGITSKAYAKELVKQLDSKKSKKYIAGNPWAWDGSKDTTHYSIVDKEGNIVAVTKTVNNVFASGVVAEGTGIILNNEMNDFDTGHGKANSVEPGKKPLSSMSPTIVLKNGKPIMSLGAPGATRIITGVAQVISLVLDYGMDIQDAIDFPRIHDDYDKLVCETRIDSAVIAKLKTMGHNVVEEADYFEYPCVQGVTMGEDGKLRGGADPRRDGKALGF from the coding sequence ATGAAAAAAAGGTTCTTTTTTGCAAGTGTTATAGCTGCATTAGCTTTATCACTAGTAGCATGTACAACTGCTCAAACAAATTTAGACTCTAAAAGTAAAACTTTAGCAGTTCAGCAATCAAAAGAATGGGTTCCTTATGATGAAAATGGGAATATATTAAGAACAGATAGAGATGCTACTGGAGTTAATGGAGTGGTTTCAACAGGGAAGTATGAAGCAACAAAAATAGGAGTAGATATAATTAAAAAGGGTGGAAATGCGATAGATGCTGCAGTAGCAGTAGGATTTGCATTAGGAGTGTGTGAACCTCAATCTTCTGGAATTGGAGGAGGAGGATTTATGGTAATCCGTTTTGCAAAAACAGGAGAAACTAAATTTATAGATTTTAGAGAAATAGCTCCTAAGAATGCAACCCCAGATATGTGGAAATTAGATAAAGATGGAAAAGTAGTAAATAATGAAAAAGCTGTAGGAGGAAAAGCTATTGGAGTTCCAGGAGAAGTAAAAGGAATGATGTATGCTTTAGAAAAATATGGAACTATGTCCAGGAAAGATGTAATTCAGCCATCTGTAGAACTTGCAGAAAACGGATATGAAGTATCAGCAGTTTTAAGCAGAGATATAAAAAATAAATATGACATGATAGAAATGTTTCCAGAAACATCAAAAATATATTTAAATGATGGATTTCCATATGAAGTTGGAGAAACTATAAAAAATCCTGATTTAGCAAATACATTAAGAAAAATAATTAAAGATGGAGAAAAAGCTGTATATAGTGGTGAGATAGCTGAAGCAATAGTAAAATCAGCTCAAGCAGCTGGAGGCCCTTTAACTATGGAAGATATGCAAAATTATAATATAAGAGTTAATGACCCATTAGTAGGGCATTATAGAGGATATGAAATAATAACATCAGCACCACCTTCATCTGGAGGGGCTCATGTAGTACAAATTCTTAATATTTTAGAAAATTATGATATGAAAAATATAAAACCAGGATCAGCAGAATATTATCATTTATTTTCAGAGGCTATTAAAATGGCTTTTGCAGATAGAGCAAAATTCTGTGGAGATACTGAATTTGTAAATGTTCCTGTTGATGGAATAACTTCTAAAGCTTATGCAAAAGAATTAGTAAAACAATTAGATTCTAAAAAATCTAAGAAATATATTGCAGGAAACCCTTGGGCATGGGATGGATCAAAAGATACAACTCATTATTCAATAGTTGATAAAGAAGGCAATATAGTAGCAGTTACAAAAACTGTAAATAATGTTTTTGCATCTGGAGTAGTAGCTGAGGGGACAGGAATTATTCTAAATAATGAAATGAATGATTTTGATACTGGACATGGAAAAGCTAATTCAGTAGAACCAGGGAAAAAACCTTTAAGTTCAATGAGTCCAACAATAGTGTTAAAAAATGGGAAACCAATAATGAGTTTAGGAGCCCCAGGAGCAACAAGAATTATAACAGGAGTAGCTCAAGTAATAAGTCTTGTTCTTGATTATGGAATGGATATTCAAGATGCAATAGATTTTCCAAGAATTCATGATGATTATGATAAATTAGTTTGTGAAACAAGAATAGATTCAGCAGTTATAGCTAAATTAAAAACTATGGGGCATAATGTCGTGGAGGAAGCTGATTATTTTGAATATCCATGTGTTCAAGGTGTAACAATGGGAGAAGATGGAAAACTTAGAGGTGGAGCAGATCCAAGAAGAGATGGAAAAGCTTTAGGATTTTAA
- a CDS encoding Citrate transporter, translated as MSLELILFLAMVAVFMIACFAAKLPVSIAMVLSSITATLIAGKGIPIRHLVEGTFGYIDTILVIATAMIFMKVIQEIGTLNALSASIIRKFHKTPWLLLILLMFISMFPGMITGSSTASVLTAGSIVAPILILIGIPMVETATIIALGGILGMIAPPVNVPAMIIGGE; from the coding sequence ATGTCACTTGAACTTATATTATTTTTAGCTATGGTAGCTGTATTTATGATTGCATGTTTTGCAGCAAAACTACCAGTAAGCATAGCTATGGTATTATCGTCTATAACAGCAACATTAATAGCAGGAAAAGGTATTCCTATTAGACATTTAGTAGAGGGAACTTTTGGTTATATTGATACAATCCTTGTAATAGCAACAGCTATGATTTTTATGAAGGTTATTCAAGAAATAGGAACATTGAATGCTTTGAGTGCTTCAATAATTCGTAAATTTCATAAGACACCTTGGCTTTTACTTATATTATTAATGTTTATTTCAATGTTTCCAGGAATGATAACAGGCTCATCAACAGCATCTGTATTGACAGCAGGAAGTATTGTTGCCCCTATATTAATACTTATAGGAATTCCTATGGTAGAAACAGCTACTATAATAGCTTTAGGTGGAATTTTAGGTATGATAGCTCCTCCTGTAAATGTTCCAGCTATGATTATTGGCGGGGAATAG
- a CDS encoding ectoine utilization protein EutE: MKGNRGTGIAMIFLSLIVAFLAGKEFLKMREPEPIVKGEGVTSMQKLSDYLPDLKGTSGDSDVYIFQGKEEGGSVLVLGGTHGNEPSGYMTAILMIENLKVDKGTVYILPRTNGSGMTHNDPQEGSPQRFTLKTPYGERWFRYGSRATNPLDQWPDPDVYIHAASGQQLSGNETRNINRAYPGRPDGTYTEKMAYAITEMIRQNKIDMTIDLHEASPEYPVINAIVSHERAMPITSQVVMNMEFEDIAIGLEPSPVSLRGLTHRELGDYTDTYAVLMESANAAQGRLRGRTDEALVLTGKDPRYVEAQKLGRLFVPYDENGHPLEERVGRHLTGVVQLVTVMGENEPEKEIIMEGLPSYSELLENGVGQYLKEVK, translated from the coding sequence ATGAAAGGAAATAGAGGAACAGGAATTGCAATGATTTTTCTTTCTCTGATTGTTGCATTTCTAGCAGGAAAAGAATTTTTGAAGATGAGAGAACCAGAACCTATAGTTAAAGGAGAGGGAGTAACTTCAATGCAGAAACTGAGTGATTATCTTCCAGATTTAAAAGGAACCTCTGGAGATAGTGATGTCTATATTTTTCAGGGAAAAGAAGAGGGGGGAAGTGTCCTTGTACTTGGTGGAACTCATGGAAATGAACCTTCTGGATATATGACAGCAATACTTATGATAGAAAATTTAAAAGTAGATAAAGGAACTGTTTATATACTTCCGAGAACTAATGGAAGTGGAATGACACATAATGATCCTCAAGAAGGTTCACCTCAAAGGTTTACATTAAAAACTCCATATGGAGAAAGGTGGTTCAGATATGGTTCAAGAGCAACTAATCCTCTTGATCAATGGCCTGATCCTGATGTGTATATTCATGCTGCATCAGGGCAACAGCTTTCAGGAAATGAAACAAGAAATATTAATAGAGCATATCCAGGAAGACCAGATGGAACTTATACAGAGAAAATGGCTTATGCAATAACTGAAATGATAAGACAAAACAAAATTGATATGACTATTGACCTTCATGAAGCATCTCCAGAATATCCAGTAATAAATGCTATAGTATCTCATGAAAGAGCAATGCCTATAACATCACAAGTAGTTATGAATATGGAATTTGAAGATATAGCAATTGGATTAGAACCATCTCCAGTGTCTTTAAGAGGTCTTACTCATAGAGAATTAGGGGACTATACTGATACTTATGCAGTACTTATGGAATCAGCAAATGCAGCTCAAGGAAGACTTAGAGGAAGAACAGATGAAGCTTTAGTTTTAACAGGGAAAGATCCAAGATATGTAGAAGCACAAAAATTAGGAAGATTATTTGTGCCTTATGATGAAAATGGGCATCCTTTAGAAGAAAGAGTAGGAAGACACTTGACAGGAGTTGTTCAACTTGTTACAGTAATGGGTGAAAATGAACCTGAAAAAGAAATCATAATGGAAGGACTTCCATCTTATTCAGAGCTTCTTGAAAACGGTGTAGGACAGTATCTGAAAGAGGTAAAATAA
- a CDS encoding aspartoacylase, with the protein MIKKLLFIFVTNSIICYAAEKTSLPEVDYFKIGSGKPVVMIIAGIHGDEISGIEKARELKEYKISKGTLVIIPEANKEAVKNGNRTEYYMEDLNRTFFQNNNDKASEIAKEIINIIEEYKPNIILDYHESYYNYDEDKDPNFYIGNTLIFQQNAVDEYSELIFSFLEEGFIPLQGAGKGSLNREISEKMNISVITIESSREDKIEKRKEKYETVFKKTLKYLKME; encoded by the coding sequence TTGATAAAAAAACTTTTATTTATATTCGTTACTAATTCTATTATTTGTTATGCAGCTGAAAAAACTTCATTGCCTGAAGTCGATTATTTTAAAATTGGAAGTGGAAAGCCAGTAGTTATGATAATTGCTGGGATACATGGAGATGAAATATCTGGAATAGAAAAGGCAAGGGAACTTAAAGAATATAAAATTTCAAAAGGAACTCTTGTGATTATTCCAGAAGCGAATAAAGAAGCAGTAAAAAATGGAAATAGAACTGAGTATTATATGGAAGATTTAAACAGAACTTTTTTTCAGAATAATAATGATAAAGCTTCTGAAATTGCAAAAGAAATTATAAATATAATAGAAGAATATAAGCCTAATATAATATTAGATTATCATGAATCTTATTATAACTATGATGAGGATAAAGATCCAAATTTTTATATTGGAAATACTTTAATTTTTCAACAAAATGCAGTAGATGAGTATTCAGAACTTATATTCAGCTTTCTTGAAGAGGGATTTATTCCTCTTCAAGGAGCTGGAAAAGGAAGTCTAAACAGGGAAATTTCAGAAAAAATGAATATTTCAGTAATAACTATTGAAAGTTCTAGAGAAGATAAAATAGAAAAGAGAAAAGAAAAGTATGAAACTGTTTTTAAGAAAACCTTAAAATATTTAAAAATGGAGTAA
- a CDS encoding Folylpolyglutamate synthase: MEKIILILCFICIGYLFFEKRRSVKQRKTFKYVIHVNGIRGKSTVSRLIDAGVRSGGYKTFTKTTGTSPRIISVSGEEREINRRGKANIKEQIKAINWAYKERAEVLILECMAVKPELQYICENKILNSDIGVITNVREDHLDEMGKTLDEIAESLSNTIPKNGAFFTSDKEYFEFFKRKAEKRNSKAFINRNEKEQYWDIDFASNVSLAIEVCKYIGIDEKKALESMRNYHRDPGCLKTLLYKNRKGHEVFFVNAMAANDPNSTDIILERISKRYYWNNKRYLLVNNRGDRVSRWEQYIKFVKNVEEKFDKVIISGENRELFKKYLLKNKIDENKIEILQNEKYFDEIEDGILIFAVGNICGHGKKLVDYLEIRGEVIDG; this comes from the coding sequence ATGGAAAAAATAATTCTTATATTATGTTTTATCTGTATAGGGTATCTTTTTTTTGAGAAAAGAAGATCTGTAAAACAGAGGAAAACTTTTAAATATGTTATTCATGTAAATGGAATAAGGGGGAAATCAACAGTTTCTAGGCTTATAGATGCAGGAGTACGTTCTGGAGGATATAAAACATTTACAAAAACCACTGGAACATCTCCTAGAATCATATCTGTTTCTGGAGAAGAAAGAGAGATAAATAGAAGAGGAAAAGCAAATATTAAAGAGCAGATAAAAGCGATAAATTGGGCATATAAAGAAAGAGCAGAAGTTCTAATTTTGGAATGCATGGCTGTAAAACCAGAACTACAATATATATGTGAGAATAAAATATTAAATTCAGATATTGGAGTAATTACCAATGTAAGAGAAGATCATCTTGATGAAATGGGAAAAACTTTAGATGAGATAGCAGAATCACTTTCTAACACGATTCCAAAGAATGGAGCTTTTTTCACAAGTGATAAAGAATATTTTGAATTTTTTAAAAGAAAAGCTGAAAAAAGAAATTCAAAAGCTTTTATAAATAGAAATGAAAAAGAGCAATATTGGGATATTGATTTTGCTAGTAATGTATCATTGGCAATAGAAGTATGTAAATATATAGGAATAGATGAAAAAAAGGCTTTAGAAAGTATGAGAAATTATCACAGAGATCCTGGCTGTTTAAAGACATTGTTATACAAAAATAGGAAGGGACATGAAGTATTTTTTGTAAATGCTATGGCTGCAAACGATCCTAACTCTACAGATATAATTTTGGAGAGAATTTCTAAAAGGTATTACTGGAATAATAAAAGATATCTTTTAGTAAATAATAGAGGGGATAGGGTAAGTAGATGGGAACAATATATAAAATTTGTAAAAAATGTTGAAGAAAAATTTGATAAAGTAATAATATCTGGAGAAAATAGAGAACTTTTTAAAAAATATCTATTGAAAAATAAGATAGATGAAAATAAAATAGAAATATTACAAAATGAAAAATATTTTGATGAAATAGAAGATGGAATACTTATTTTTGCTGTTGGAAATATATGTGGACATGGAAAAAAATTAGTAGACTATTTAGAAATCAGGGGAGAGGTAATAGATGGCTAA
- a CDS encoding poly-gamma-glutamate biosynthesis protein PgsC, with amino-acid sequence MANDIIIFGIILSIIFYEITEISPGGLIVPAYIAFYINDPQRISITIVAGILTFLVVKLISNHTIIYGRRKFALCIMISFIIRLIVKYFNIYVVNEYEIYILGGSIIGVIIPGIIAQEMDKHGVVKTVSSLMMLSIFIKAVVEVIYKAGGAN; translated from the coding sequence ATGGCTAATGACATAATAATATTTGGTATCATATTGAGTATAATATTTTATGAAATAACAGAAATATCTCCAGGAGGATTAATTGTTCCAGCATATATAGCTTTTTATATAAATGACCCCCAAAGAATTTCCATAACTATAGTTGCAGGAATATTAACTTTTCTTGTTGTAAAACTTATATCAAATCATACTATAATATATGGGAGAAGAAAATTTGCCTTATGTATAATGATAAGTTTTATAATAAGGCTTATAGTCAAATATTTTAATATTTATGTAGTAAATGAATATGAAATCTATATTCTGGGAGGCAGTATAATTGGAGTAATAATTCCAGGGATAATAGCACAAGAAATGGATAAACATGGAGTTGTAAAAACTGTATCTTCTTTGATGATGCTTTCAATATTTATAAAAGCTGTAGTAGAAGTTATCTATAAGGCAGGTGGAGCGAATTGA
- the hup_1 gene encoding HCj — translation MTKKEFVELFGTKAGIKTKVEADKLTKAFIDTLEEILVKGENVSFIGFGKFEAAERAARTCVNPQTKKPMKVEAKKVAKFRAGKNLLEKMNPVVEKKAAKSKKKGK, via the coding sequence ATGACAAAAAAAGAATTTGTAGAATTATTTGGAACTAAAGCTGGAATAAAAACTAAAGTAGAGGCAGACAAACTTACAAAAGCATTTATAGATACTCTTGAAGAAATTTTAGTAAAAGGTGAAAATGTGTCATTTATAGGATTTGGAAAATTTGAAGCTGCTGAAAGAGCTGCAAGAACTTGTGTTAATCCACAAACTAAAAAACCTATGAAAGTAGAAGCTAAGAAAGTTGCTAAATTTAGAGCTGGAAAAAATTTATTAGAAAAAATGAATCCAGTTGTTGAAAAAAAAGCTGCAAAATCTAAGAAAAAAGGAAAATAA
- the plsY gene encoding G3P acyltransferase codes for MKEILFLVLGYVMGALPNGVWIGKYFKKIDIREHGSKNSGATNAYRVLGPRYGLMVLVADALKGFLPPFLASRYGVSGNMLLLIGVLAIIGHSLSFFLHFKGGKGVATSLGVFLFLIPNVTLALLIVFILVVYFTRYISLGSIVAAAALPILTALSPVGYGIGKTPLLVMTTLIGVFVIYRHRTNIKRLIEGTENKFKLK; via the coding sequence ATGAAAGAAATATTATTTTTAGTTTTAGGTTATGTAATGGGAGCACTTCCTAATGGAGTATGGATAGGAAAATATTTTAAAAAAATAGATATAAGAGAACATGGAAGTAAAAATTCAGGTGCTACAAATGCATATAGAGTATTAGGACCTAGATATGGGCTTATGGTACTAGTGGCAGATGCTTTAAAGGGTTTTCTTCCACCATTTTTAGCCAGTAGATATGGAGTAAGTGGAAATATGTTACTATTGATAGGAGTTTTGGCCATTATTGGACATTCTTTATCTTTTTTCCTTCATTTTAAAGGTGGGAAAGGTGTAGCAACAAGTTTAGGAGTATTTCTTTTTTTAATACCTAATGTGACACTTGCTTTACTAATAGTTTTTATTCTTGTGGTTTATTTTACAAGATATATTTCTTTAGGTTCAATCGTAGCAGCAGCAGCATTGCCAATTCTTACTGCATTAAGTCCAGTGGGATATGGAATAGGAAAGACACCTCTTCTAGTAATGACCACTTTAATAGGTGTTTTTGTAATATATAGACATAGAACAAATATCAAAAGACTTATAGAAGGAACAGAAAATAAATTTAAGCTTAAATAA
- the gpsA_1 gene encoding Glycerol-3-phosphate dehydrogenase [NAD(P)+], with the protein MKKVVIIGAGSWGTALGLVLARKGYDITLWEFNKERAEEIQKNRENKRYLPGIKFPDNLNVTYRKENLLEGIKYVVFRFLHRC; encoded by the coding sequence ATGAAAAAAGTAGTAATCATAGGAGCAGGAAGTTGGGGGACAGCCTTAGGACTGGTACTAGCTAGAAAGGGTTATGATATTACTTTGTGGGAATTTAATAAGGAAAGAGCAGAGGAAATACAAAAAAATAGAGAAAATAAAAGATATTTACCTGGAATAAAATTTCCAGATAACTTGAATGTAACATATAGGAAAGAAAATCTTCTTGAAGGAATAAAATATGTAGTATTTCGGTTCCTTCACAGGTGCTAA